The following coding sequences are from one Euwallacea fornicatus isolate EFF26 chromosome 8, ASM4011564v1, whole genome shotgun sequence window:
- the dpp gene encoding derriere protein: MFFFLCISEIANMKSAITALGILHFFCVGALNYSGKSYYFKTIGNNEFSVYNRVYFLNHNISDFEINPHVPQSIQNVNSAPDKEPPKPVGSEHFFLDREWDYDHKPINKTDLPVFFGKFYEERIKEPLKTDTMRIYFNVNRNSSSRIIKFDLSALKPDEEVSDADMYFYWPLENTSSIFKTSVVLRLYQFEKQFSKDLNESVLVENPDVHKLFNVIYVSKAQRGWQTFKIKKLINNWASGEENSGLLLTISSYEENKLISIFNDANTGVFRTFAVLNIRKNDTSVAQNTSPNLNSGPKTLEFNAACSKKPWNLNFHQLYWNNLILYPENGLMVYQCSGKCRVDQDELNNHVKLRHFVNGHHAALKMCCVPLEYRSFPIMFLDKAGNVVLKSYDQLVVDKCGCR, from the exons atgtttttttttttgtgtatcaGTGAAATAGCAAACATGAAGAGTGCAATTACTGCATTAGGTATTTTGCACTTTTTCTGCGTCGGAGCTCTTAATTACTCAGGGAAATCATACTACTTCAAAACCATAGGCAACAATGAGTTCAGTGTGTACAATAGAGTGTACTTTTTGAACCATAACATTAGCGACTTCGAGATCAATCCTCATGTACCTCAGAGCATACAGAACGTCAACTCAGCACCCGATAAGGAACCACCTAAGCCC GTGGGGTCGGAACATTTTTTCCTGGATCGCGAATGGGATTACGACCATAAACCGATCAACAAGACAGATTTGCCAGTTTTCTTTGGGAAGTTTTACGAAGAAAGAATCAAAGAACCTCTTAAAACTGATACTATGAGAATATATTTTAACGTCAACAGAAATTCTTCTAGCCGGATCATCAAGTTTGATTTGAGCGCTTTGAAGCCTGATGAAGAGGTCAGCGACGCCGATATGTATTTTTACTGGCCGTTGGAGAACACGTCAag tatttttaagACATCGGTGGTGTTGAGATTATaccaatttgaaaaacaatttagcAAGGACTTGAATGAATCAGTTTTGGTGGAGAATCCTGACGTTCATAAGTTGTTCAATGTCATCTACGTATCTAAGGCCCAACGGGGCTGGCAG ACGttcaaaattaagaaactcATCAATAATTGGGCAAGCGGAGAAGAAAATTCGGGGCTCCTATTAACTATTTCAAGCTATGAAGAAAACAAgcttatttcaatatttaacgACGCCAACACCGGAGTTTTCAGAACATTCGCTGTCTTGAACATACGAAAAAATG ATACCAGCGTTGCTCAGAACACCTCCCCAAACCTCAACTCGGGCCCTAAAACTCTTGAATTTAACGCAGCCTGCTCTAAAAAGCCTTGGAACTTAAATTTCCATCAACTGTACTGGAACAATTTAATTCTGTATCCAGAAAATGGACTGATGGTATATCAGTGTTCTGGAAAATGTCGTGTGGATCAAGATGAGCTGAACAACCACGTGAAGTTGCGACACTTTGTCAATGGACATCATGCAgcattaaaaatgtgctgTGTGCCTCTTGAATATAGATCATTTCCGATTATGTTTCTAGATAAGGCAGGAAATGTTGTTTTGAAGAGTTACGACCAGTTGGTCGTTGACAAATGCGGGTGTCGGTAA